One window of the Shewanella litorisediminis genome contains the following:
- a CDS encoding MFS transporter, which translates to MANSGLSATEKKVAFSLASVFGLRMMGLFMIMPVFALYGQHLDGFSPLWVGIAIGAYGLTQALLQIPMGILSDKFGRKPIILIGLLVFALGSLVAATADSIYGVVFGRALQGMGAIAAAVLALAADLTRDEQRTKVMAIIGMCIGFSFALSLLVGPVVAQHMGLSGLFFMTAGLALLGMAIVQLLVPNPVHQAPKGDTLAAPAKLMRMLKDPQLFRLDAGIFILHLVLTAVFVALPLDLVDAGLAKEQHWMLYFPAFIGAFFLMVPLIIIGVKRKNTKGMFQVALVIMMLSLAVMALFADNLWLLAFAVLLFFTGFNYLEASLPSLIAKFCPVGEKGSAMGVYSTSQFLGAFCGGLLGGGAFQLLGAAGVFVVALGLMALWLMLTLGMKNPVLLKSYTLEAQVEGREQAREMASRLSQLAGVAEAIVVLEEKVAYLKVDEQFDLREARAVLGSAN; encoded by the coding sequence ATGGCTAACAGCGGTCTTTCGGCCACCGAGAAAAAAGTCGCCTTTTCACTGGCCAGCGTATTCGGCCTGCGGATGATGGGTCTGTTTATGATCATGCCGGTGTTTGCCCTTTACGGCCAACACTTGGACGGTTTTTCGCCCCTGTGGGTGGGTATTGCCATTGGCGCCTATGGTTTGACCCAGGCGCTGCTGCAAATCCCCATGGGCATTTTGTCGGATAAATTTGGCCGTAAGCCAATCATCCTTATCGGTTTGCTGGTGTTTGCCCTCGGCAGTTTGGTGGCCGCCACGGCCGACAGCATCTATGGGGTGGTATTTGGCCGTGCGCTGCAGGGCATGGGCGCCATTGCCGCCGCCGTGCTGGCGCTGGCCGCCGATCTGACCCGTGACGAACAGCGCACCAAGGTCATGGCCATTATTGGCATGTGTATTGGGTTTTCTTTTGCGCTGTCCTTGTTGGTGGGCCCTGTGGTGGCGCAGCATATGGGGCTGTCGGGCCTGTTTTTTATGACCGCAGGCCTGGCGCTTTTGGGAATGGCGATAGTGCAGCTGCTGGTACCAAACCCGGTGCATCAGGCACCCAAGGGCGATACCCTGGCGGCGCCTGCCAAGCTGATGCGGATGCTGAAAGATCCGCAGCTGTTTCGTCTCGATGCGGGCATCTTTATATTGCATCTGGTGCTGACGGCGGTGTTTGTGGCGCTGCCGCTGGATTTGGTGGACGCAGGTCTTGCCAAAGAACAGCACTGGATGCTGTACTTCCCGGCCTTTATCGGTGCCTTCTTTTTGATGGTGCCGCTGATTATCATCGGCGTGAAACGTAAGAACACCAAGGGCATGTTCCAGGTGGCTCTGGTCATCATGATGCTGTCACTCGCCGTGATGGCACTCTTTGCCGACAACCTCTGGTTGTTGGCTTTCGCCGTGCTGCTGTTTTTTACCGGTTTTAACTACCTTGAAGCCTCGTTGCCCAGCCTGATTGCCAAGTTTTGCCCCGTGGGCGAAAAGGGCTCGGCCATGGGGGTTTACTCCACCAGTCAGTTCCTCGGAGCCTTCTGCGGTGGGCTGCTGGGTGGCGGCGCCTTCCAGTTGCTGGGTGCGGCGGGCGTGTTCGTGGTGGCGCTGGGTTTGATGGCGCTGTGGCTGATGCTGACCCTGGGCATGAAGAACCCTGTGCTGCTCAAGAGCTACACCCTTGAGGCGCAGGTGGAAGGCCGTGAACAGGCCCGTGAGATGGCCAGCAGGCTGTCGCAATTGGCCGGTGTGGCCGAAGCCATTGTGGTGCTTGAAGAAAAAGTTGCTTACCTCAAAGTGGATGAGCAATTCGATTTAAGAGAAGCCAGAGCTGTGTTAGGCTCTGCAAATTAA
- the ssb gene encoding single-stranded DNA-binding protein codes for MASRGVNKVILVGNLGQDPEVRYMPNGNAVANITVATSESWKDNQGQQQERTEWHRVVMFGKLAEIAGEYLRKGSQVYLEGKLQTRKWKDQSGQDRYTTEIVVDQSGSMQMLGGRSQGQGQGAPAAGQGGQPQGGYSAPAQNQYAPAPQAAQPSYSAPAQQPQQAAYQPPQQAQGGYGQQAPQQQGGYQSKPQPAAPAYQPQQAPQQRPAPQPQQQNYTPDLDDGWDDDIPF; via the coding sequence ATGGCCAGTCGTGGTGTGAATAAAGTGATCCTGGTAGGTAACCTGGGGCAAGACCCTGAGGTGCGCTACATGCCCAACGGCAATGCGGTAGCCAATATCACGGTCGCCACCAGCGAGTCCTGGAAGGACAACCAAGGTCAACAGCAGGAGCGTACCGAATGGCACCGTGTGGTGATGTTTGGCAAGCTGGCTGAAATCGCCGGTGAGTACCTGCGCAAGGGCTCTCAGGTTTACCTGGAAGGCAAGCTGCAAACCCGTAAGTGGAAAGATCAGAGTGGTCAGGACAGATACACCACTGAAATCGTAGTGGATCAGAGCGGCAGCATGCAGATGCTCGGCGGTCGCAGTCAGGGTCAGGGCCAGGGCGCGCCTGCGGCTGGTCAGGGTGGTCAGCCTCAGGGGGGGTACAGTGCACCTGCCCAAAACCAATATGCCCCAGCCCCTCAGGCCGCTCAGCCAAGCTACAGCGCGCCAGCTCAGCAGCCTCAGCAAGCAGCGTATCAGCCGCCACAACAGGCTCAGGGTGGTTATGGCCAGCAGGCGCCACAGCAGCAGGGCGGTTATCAGAGCAAACCTCAGCCGGCTGCTCCCGCTTACCAGCCACAACAGGCACCACAGCAGCGTCCAGCGCCTCAGCCACAGCAGCAGAACTACACGCCTGATCTCGATGACGGCTGGGACGACGATATCCCGTTCTAG
- a CDS encoding arginine N-succinyltransferase encodes MNTRTNADKRGFSGAQVLLIILAVILLTAVASFLIIRTYIFPSPFTPVTLSAKEEKQLDAKLDTLGWDIQRSSNSARQGADNRGSSDLTPEPYRERDGDRQVTFSEKEVNAMIGRSPEFAERLAIDFSDNLASAKLLVPIPRDFPIMAGETLRVNAGLDIHLDQRRRPVVALVGVSLMGVPLPNAWLGNMKQVNLVSEFGDSGFWNAFADGVEDVQIREGELYIRLRP; translated from the coding sequence ATGAACACAAGAACCAACGCAGATAAGCGTGGCTTCAGCGGTGCGCAGGTATTACTCATTATTTTGGCGGTGATTCTGCTGACCGCAGTGGCGAGTTTTTTGATTATCCGTACCTATATTTTCCCAAGCCCATTTACCCCGGTGACCCTGAGCGCCAAAGAGGAAAAGCAGCTTGATGCCAAGCTGGACACCCTTGGTTGGGATATTCAACGCTCATCAAACAGCGCGCGGCAAGGTGCAGACAACCGGGGAAGCTCGGACTTGACTCCCGAACCCTACCGGGAACGGGATGGCGATCGGCAGGTGACCTTCAGCGAAAAAGAGGTCAATGCCATGATTGGTCGCAGCCCGGAGTTTGCCGAGCGATTGGCGATAGATTTTTCAGACAATCTGGCCAGTGCCAAGCTGTTGGTTCCGATCCCCAGAGACTTTCCCATCATGGCCGGCGAAACCCTGAGAGTGAATGCCGGGCTGGATATTCATCTGGATCAGCGTCGCCGCCCTGTGGTGGCACTGGTCGGGGTGAGCCTGATGGGCGTACCCCTTCCTAATGCCTGGCTTGGCAATATGAAACAGGTGAATCTGGTGAGTGAGTTTGGCGACAGTGGTTTTTGGAATGCCTTTGCCGATGGGGTTGAAGACGTACAAATCCGTGAGGGTGAGCTGTATATCAGGCTCAGGCCTTGA
- the ybaK gene encoding Cys-tRNA(Pro) deacylase translates to MTPAIKQAEKAGIPFEVLEYEHDSRAPSYGMEAADKLGLAPELVFKTLMVALDEKSAPIAVALVPVAQQLNLKLAAKALGQKKLVMANPAAAERSSGYLVGGISPLGQKKPLPTLIDASAESLKQMHVSAGRRGLEIAIAPPSLAGLCRGVFVAIAG, encoded by the coding sequence ATGACTCCAGCGATTAAACAGGCCGAAAAGGCCGGGATCCCCTTTGAAGTGCTTGAATATGAGCATGATAGCCGCGCTCCGTCCTACGGTATGGAAGCCGCCGATAAACTGGGGCTTGCGCCCGAATTGGTCTTTAAAACCCTGATGGTGGCGCTGGACGAAAAGTCTGCCCCTATAGCGGTGGCACTGGTTCCGGTGGCGCAGCAACTGAACCTCAAACTGGCTGCCAAAGCCTTGGGACAAAAGAAGTTGGTGATGGCAAACCCTGCTGCGGCCGAGCGCTCCAGTGGTTACCTGGTAGGGGGGATAAGCCCTTTGGGGCAGAAAAAGCCCCTGCCAACACTCATAGATGCCAGTGCCGAGTCTTTGAAGCAGATGCATGTGAGCGCTGGTCGAAGGGGGCTTGAGATCGCCATCGCGCCCCCCAGTTTGGCCGGGCTTTGCCGGGGGGTTTTTGTCGCAATAGCTGGCTAA
- a CDS encoding methyl-accepting chemotaxis protein produces MRNNQPVTLREVELDNEAIILSTTDLKGRIKYVNQDFCQIAGFREEELVNEPHNLIRHPEMPPAAFKMLWSRIREGRPWMGLVKNRCKNGDYYWVDAYVTPVYEDGEVHEYQSVRRKVNAKHRERAESLYAELVKGEEPTALKDSRLGVSAKLMLWTALMLGLSALAAQWSFWLMLPLLPIALLGCRGLLAPLRELASEARGIIQDPVARAVYTGRRDEIGDLMLAMRFMTNETGGVMGRMADSTATMANQSNELLDAIARSAERADGQRQQTQQAAAAVEELHVSFAEVKEHTLAVANDVEQCQSAMGLGQQQLAEVEVAMQQLQQQMSLCDEVVREIASDSQAINQVLEVIGTIAEQTNLLALNAAIEAARAGESGRGFAVVADEVRQLSGRTGESTGQIEGIVRKFQSSTARAEANLDNSQQQLKNLAARLEQVQQAFGALDSAINTIKSLSDHSAHAMTEQSSAAGSISDSLQTINELAEAVLSQSREAEQLGARMSRLSSKTSGLSKQFWQKSVSGRS; encoded by the coding sequence ATGCGCAACAACCAACCCGTCACCCTCAGGGAAGTGGAGCTCGACAACGAGGCCATCATTCTTTCCACCACCGATCTGAAGGGGCGTATCAAGTACGTCAATCAGGACTTCTGTCAGATTGCCGGTTTCCGGGAAGAGGAACTGGTGAACGAACCCCACAATCTCATTCGTCACCCTGAGATGCCGCCTGCGGCGTTCAAGATGCTCTGGAGCCGAATTCGCGAAGGGCGTCCCTGGATGGGGTTGGTGAAAAACCGCTGCAAGAACGGGGATTATTACTGGGTCGATGCCTATGTCACCCCTGTGTATGAAGATGGCGAAGTCCATGAATATCAGTCGGTACGCCGCAAGGTTAACGCCAAACACAGGGAGCGCGCCGAGTCCTTATATGCTGAGTTGGTCAAAGGTGAAGAGCCCACGGCACTGAAAGATAGCCGCTTGGGCGTGAGTGCCAAACTCATGCTGTGGACAGCTTTGATGCTCGGATTGTCGGCCCTTGCCGCCCAATGGTCTTTCTGGTTGATGTTACCGCTGTTGCCCATCGCTCTGTTGGGGTGTCGTGGCTTATTGGCGCCGCTACGAGAACTTGCCAGTGAGGCTCGCGGTATTATTCAGGATCCCGTGGCCAGAGCGGTTTACACAGGTCGGCGCGACGAAATTGGCGACCTTATGCTCGCTATGCGCTTTATGACCAATGAAACCGGTGGCGTAATGGGGCGGATGGCTGACTCCACGGCAACCATGGCAAACCAGAGCAATGAGCTGCTCGATGCCATTGCCCGCAGTGCAGAGCGGGCCGATGGTCAGCGTCAGCAAACCCAGCAGGCCGCCGCTGCGGTGGAAGAATTGCACGTAAGTTTTGCCGAAGTGAAAGAGCATACACTGGCGGTGGCAAACGATGTGGAACAGTGCCAGAGTGCCATGGGCCTTGGACAGCAACAGCTGGCCGAAGTTGAGGTGGCCATGCAGCAGTTGCAGCAGCAGATGAGCCTTTGCGATGAGGTTGTGCGTGAAATTGCCAGCGACAGTCAGGCCATCAATCAGGTACTGGAAGTGATAGGCACCATTGCCGAGCAAACCAATCTGCTTGCCCTCAACGCGGCCATTGAAGCGGCCCGTGCCGGAGAGTCTGGCCGAGGCTTTGCGGTGGTGGCCGATGAAGTGCGGCAGCTCTCGGGTCGCACTGGCGAGTCGACCGGCCAGATAGAAGGCATAGTGCGTAAATTCCAGTCCAGTACAGCGAGGGCTGAAGCCAATCTGGATAACAGTCAGCAGCAGCTCAAGAATCTGGCCGCAAGACTTGAGCAGGTGCAACAGGCTTTTGGGGCGCTGGATAGTGCCATCAACACCATTAAATCCCTTTCAGACCACAGTGCCCATGCCATGACAGAGCAGTCCAGTGCGGCAGGCAGTATCAGCGACTCGCTGCAAACCATCAATGAGCTGGCTGAAGCCGTGCTCAGTCAATCCCGGGAGGCCGAGCAACTGGGTGCCCGCATGTCACGACTTTCAAGTAAAACCAGTGGCCTATCCAAGCAGTTTTGGCAAAAAAGCGTAAGCGGCCGAAGCTAG
- a CDS encoding NAD(P)H-quinone oxidoreductase: MTLFHTHVMFDAPGSPEVMKLVQGTAPSPKAGEVLIRVAAAGVNGPDLAQRKGLYPPPPGASPILGLEVSGEVVGVAPDVSWPKVGDKVCALVPGGGYAELVVTPAQHCLPIPLTMSLEEAAGLPETFFTVWGNLFMRGGLKAGETFLVQGGSGGIGSTAILLAKAFGARVLVTSGSAEKRDYCLNLGADMAFDYRDEALVDKVLAATDGRGVDVVLDMAGGPMVNNNLKMLADDGRMVSVAMQAGAKAEVDVFRIMSKRILWTGSTLRPQSIEAKAAIAQQLKEEVWPLLDSGQCRLPLFGIYPLNEVVKAHSIMEAKSHQGKLVLSLNGIA; this comes from the coding sequence ATGACCTTGTTCCATACCCACGTTATGTTTGATGCCCCCGGAAGCCCCGAAGTCATGAAACTGGTGCAAGGCACGGCCCCCTCTCCCAAGGCTGGTGAGGTGCTGATTCGGGTCGCTGCCGCCGGCGTTAACGGGCCGGATTTGGCGCAGCGTAAAGGGCTTTATCCCCCACCACCCGGTGCCTCACCGATTTTGGGGTTGGAAGTATCCGGCGAGGTGGTTGGGGTCGCCCCCGATGTCAGCTGGCCAAAAGTGGGGGACAAGGTGTGCGCCCTGGTGCCCGGTGGTGGCTATGCAGAGCTGGTGGTGACCCCGGCGCAGCACTGTTTGCCCATACCGTTAACTATGTCCCTTGAAGAGGCCGCAGGCCTGCCAGAAACCTTCTTTACTGTATGGGGTAATCTTTTCATGCGCGGTGGCCTTAAGGCCGGAGAGACCTTTCTGGTTCAGGGCGGCAGCGGAGGCATAGGCTCCACGGCAATTCTGCTGGCCAAGGCCTTTGGAGCGCGGGTACTGGTGACCTCTGGCAGTGCGGAAAAGCGGGATTATTGTTTGAATCTCGGAGCCGATATGGCCTTTGACTACCGCGATGAGGCGCTGGTGGACAAGGTGCTTGCCGCCACCGACGGGCGCGGGGTGGACGTGGTGCTGGACATGGCCGGCGGCCCCATGGTCAATAACAACCTTAAAATGCTGGCCGATGATGGCCGCATGGTTTCTGTGGCCATGCAGGCCGGCGCCAAGGCCGAGGTGGATGTGTTTCGCATCATGAGCAAACGTATCCTGTGGACGGGGTCGACCTTAAGACCCCAGAGTATCGAGGCCAAAGCGGCCATCGCCCAGCAGCTTAAAGAGGAGGTGTGGCCTTTGCTCGACTCCGGCCAATGCCGGTTACCCCTTTTTGGTATATATCCGCTCAATGAGGTGGTAAAGGCACACAGTATCATGGAGGCAAAATCCCACCAGGGAAAGCTGGTGCTCAGCCTTAACGGAATTGCTTGA
- a CDS encoding aldose epimerase family protein: protein MVRHSVLDSWKDPRGGEVERVRLDNGLLAIEVLSLGGIIRSLWAPDRHGERANLVLGCDSVEDYLTQNAHLGAIAGRYANRIAHGKLRFEDEDFQLDVNQATNCLHGGREGFNRKQWTLGLLPDGVRLSLRSPDGDMGFPGNCSVQLDYRLAGNNLYVEIMAMTDKPCPVNLTQHSYFNLDGRADCLDHTVTMHANTFLRCNEAGIPTGRESAAGTPLALQATRLGDRVEHPDLAATRGFDHCFVVDKAVDEVVLAAELHSPHSGRLLKLYTNQPGVQLYGANFLGGERGRQGKIYQSYQGVCLEPQLLPDAPNQPDLGKAWLMPGEIYHHISRYQFDVTD, encoded by the coding sequence ATGGTGCGTCACTCAGTGCTGGACTCCTGGAAGGATCCCAGGGGCGGAGAAGTTGAACGGGTCCGATTGGATAACGGCCTGCTGGCCATAGAAGTACTGAGTCTGGGCGGTATTATTCGCTCACTCTGGGCTCCCGACCGGCACGGAGAGCGCGCCAATCTGGTACTTGGCTGCGACAGTGTCGAAGACTATCTCACCCAGAATGCCCATCTTGGCGCCATTGCCGGCCGCTATGCCAACCGTATTGCCCATGGCAAATTGCGCTTTGAGGATGAAGACTTCCAACTGGATGTGAATCAGGCAACGAATTGTCTGCATGGCGGCCGTGAAGGCTTCAATCGCAAGCAATGGACCCTGGGATTACTGCCAGACGGGGTGCGCCTGAGCCTTCGCAGTCCCGATGGTGACATGGGTTTTCCGGGCAATTGTTCGGTGCAGCTGGATTACCGGCTTGCGGGCAACAACCTCTATGTGGAAATCATGGCGATGACCGACAAGCCCTGTCCGGTCAACCTGACCCAGCACAGCTACTTTAACCTCGATGGCCGCGCCGATTGCCTCGATCACACAGTGACCATGCACGCCAACACGTTTCTGCGATGCAATGAGGCAGGGATACCTACGGGCCGTGAGTCTGCTGCCGGTACCCCACTGGCGCTGCAGGCTACCCGTCTTGGTGACCGGGTAGAACACCCGGACTTAGCCGCCACCCGCGGTTTTGACCATTGTTTTGTTGTCGACAAGGCGGTGGATGAAGTGGTGTTGGCAGCCGAACTTCACAGTCCGCATTCTGGCAGACTGCTCAAGCTCTATACCAATCAACCGGGCGTACAGCTCTATGGGGCTAATTTTCTCGGTGGCGAACGGGGCCGTCAGGGCAAAATTTATCAATCCTATCAGGGCGTTTGCCTTGAGCCTCAACTGTTACCGGATGCGCCGAATCAACCCGATTTGGGCAAAGCCTGGTTAATGCCGGGGGAGATTTATCATCATATCAGCCGTTACCAGTTCGATGTGACAGACTGA
- the galK gene encoding galactokinase yields the protein MSNPAQRATKLFVQTFGTKADAYYQAPGRVNIIGEHTDYNDGFVLPAAINFHTVIAVKKRDDDRFRVITEAFPGELREWRFGEEGEVTAGGDWVNYLKSFTQAVGHAGLKAKGLDLAVVSSIPMGAGFSSSGALEIAFGTALNDTCQLHLSPMAIAQLAQRGESRFHGSTCGVMDHMTSALAEADSALLIDCLDLDVEAVLIPDNLSLIIVHSPLDPKLLEEAYKARADECRDAAEFFGLDSLRDLELDELKAASDVLDETLYKRARHVISENLRTQSAGRALKRGDVARLSELMALSHASLRDDFELMVPEIETLVQIMAQAIGDRGGVRMTDGCSIVALVEHDLTDAVIHAVESEYPARTGLEPVLYMCAPSAGAGRIDG from the coding sequence ATGTCGAACCCTGCGCAGCGCGCCACCAAGCTGTTTGTCCAAACTTTCGGGACCAAGGCCGATGCCTATTATCAGGCTCCGGGTCGTGTGAATATCATTGGAGAACACACAGACTATAACGATGGGTTTGTTCTGCCGGCAGCCATTAATTTTCATACGGTTATCGCGGTCAAAAAGCGCGATGATGACCGCTTTCGGGTGATCACTGAGGCCTTTCCCGGAGAACTCAGGGAATGGCGTTTCGGCGAAGAAGGCGAAGTCACCGCTGGCGGTGACTGGGTCAATTACCTCAAAAGCTTCACACAGGCCGTGGGCCATGCGGGACTTAAAGCCAAAGGGCTTGACCTGGCGGTGGTCAGCAGCATTCCCATGGGGGCAGGGTTCTCGTCTTCCGGCGCCCTGGAAATTGCCTTTGGTACAGCCCTGAATGACACCTGTCAGCTCCATCTTTCCCCCATGGCCATCGCCCAACTGGCACAGCGCGGCGAGAGCCGTTTCCACGGCAGTACCTGCGGCGTGATGGACCATATGACCAGCGCCCTGGCCGAGGCAGACTCCGCTCTACTGATTGACTGTCTGGATCTGGATGTGGAAGCCGTGCTTATTCCCGATAACTTAAGCCTTATCATCGTGCATTCGCCACTGGATCCCAAGCTGCTGGAAGAGGCCTATAAGGCCCGGGCAGATGAGTGCCGTGATGCCGCCGAATTTTTCGGACTCGACTCCCTGCGGGATCTGGAGCTGGATGAACTCAAGGCTGCCAGCGACGTGCTGGATGAAACCCTCTATAAGCGCGCCCGCCATGTGATAAGCGAAAACCTGCGCACCCAGAGTGCCGGCCGGGCACTGAAACGCGGCGATGTCGCCAGGCTGTCAGAACTGATGGCACTTTCCCACGCCTCGCTGCGGGATGACTTTGAACTCATGGTTCCGGAAATAGAGACCCTGGTACAAATCATGGCTCAGGCCATTGGTGACCGCGGCGGGGTACGCATGACCGATGGCTGCAGCATCGTTGCGCTGGTCGAGCATGATTTAACCGACGCCGTGATACACGCGGTGGAATCGGAATATCCTGCCAGGACGGGACTTGAGCCTGTGCTGTACATGTGCGCACCCAGCGCAGGCGCAGGGCGTATCGACGGCTGA